GCTGGAGATCGGCGCCATTGTCACGCAGGCAATGCAGTTGCGGATAGTCACTTCGGTAGGTGCCTACCACTCGGTATCCATCGGCCAGAAGTTGCTGCGCGAGTGCAAAACCCAGTCGCTTCCCAACACCAGTGACTAGAACTGTTTCACTCATCGCAAGAACTCCGCTCTGGTTTGGGGGTTGGTTTTGAAGGTGCCACCGAGAGCGGTTGTTGTCGTTTCAGAGTTGGCATCCATGACGCCTCTGGATTTGACGCAGTAGTGCGTCGCTTTGATAGTGACAGCGACATTCTCTGTTTCTACTAGCGTCTGTATGGCGACTAGGATTTGCTGAGTGAGTCGCTCTTGGACTTGAGGGCGCTGTGCAAAGAATCGAACGATTCGGTTTATTTTAGACAACCCCAGTATTTTTGATTTGGGGATGTAAGCGACCTGCGCTAGTCCGTCAATGGTAATGAAATGATGTTCGCATGTTGACGTTAGATCAATATCCGACACATTAACCATCTCATCTACTGACATCTTGTTGTCTATGACACTAATTTTTGGAAAGTTGTCGTAGTCCAGACCCGAGAAAATCTCGTGCACGTACATCTTTGCAATGCGATGCGGCGTTTCTGCAAGACTGTCGTCGGTTAGGTCAAGTCCGAGGGTACTGACGACTTCAGTTAGGAGCCCTTTGATCCTGTTGTATTTCTGATCACTGCTCATTTCACTCGACGTCATTGGAGTTTCAAGTCCTTTGGCGATGAGAGCTTCTCTCACTCTATTTGCTTCGATACTAGGCATTAGAACTCTCCTCGGACGGTGTCGTTATCTGCTTCATAACTCAAGGTAAGCGAGACGGAATCTGCAAAACGCAACGCATGAGGTTTGTCTATCGTAACTTTCGCGTATCGCACCCACGAGTGGTCAATACAGATCCCGAGCACGTCGCTGGTGAGTTTTTCTAGTAGTAAAAATTTCCCGGATTCCACATGCTGAATGATTTTCTTGCATATGTTTTTGTAGTTGAGCGCGTTATCCACGTCATCAGCAAGGCATAGTTTGTTAGCAGGATAATGGATTTCTGCGTTTATAACGACGTCTTGCTGCTTCGTTCTCTCATCCTCATTAAAACCGATGAAGGTTCGTAGTCTGAGGTTCGTGATGGTAATGATTGCGTTGTTATTCATTGTAATTTCCACTCATCAGAAGATGATGTCGGTTACGTGCCGACTTTAGGAAAAGATCAAACAGGGCGTCAGCAACAAGGTGGTCAGATTACTATTCGAGAAATTACATGATTAGGAGAGACTGAGCTCAAAAGGTATAGCTTGTGTTTTCTGGCTCAACTGATCGAAGTTATCCCAGATCTGCTGAAATGAGATGGAAAGAGCAGGATGAAGTTCCTCCGCCGCAACATCAACCAGAGGTCGCAATACAAACGCGTACTCGGTAATTTCACCTCTTGGCAATTCAACTCCGTCGATTATGCCTACTTGCTCATCGTAGAGAAGAATATCGATGTCCAATGTACGTGAAGCGTATTCTTTAGTTACACGCTGGCGTCCATTCTCTCGTTCAATCTGTTGCAAGACCCTCGCTAATTCTGCGATAGCAACATCGCATTCGAACCGAACGACTAGATTCAAGAAATTATCCCCTTCGAACCCAACAGGCTCGCAATCGTAGAATTTAGATATGAGTAGGTTTGCAAAGCGGCTATTCAATGCCTTGAGGGATTGCGTAATGTGATATTCGCGGTTGATATTACTTCCGATACTGACATAAACAGTCGCCATATTATTTTCCCGTTTTTTTCCCGTTGGATACGTGCCAGGATTTACGTCGATCAGTGTCGTAGAAGCTGCGTGCTATTTTTTCCCCCTCGTCTTCTAACTTTATCTGTTTAAAAACCTGTTTGAGTACATAGTCAAAGCAGGCCAAAAACGAAGACGCTTCGGGCAATTGGGATTAGCAATGGAAATCATTGATGCCTTAGGGCACTTTAGATACTAAGGCTTTTCAGGTTAAGTGTGCTTGAGTTCTGATGACTAGAGAGGTTGAAAATAGCGGTGTAGATCTGATTTGGATGGAGAGACAATTGAAAAGAAGCCTCAATATTGAGGCTTCTTCGTTTTACTTGAGTAACCTATCAAGCAGCATAACTAAACATCAGAGTATAATCGTCACCATTCTTCGCTACATACTCTTTATCTTCATTACTCGCAGCTGGATGACGCTTTTCATCGCCCTTCACCAAGCTAACCCAGTGGCGTAAGCCCATTTCTTGTGTCGCGCCGAAAGTAGTACAGGTTTCGATTTGAATATCGTCAATTTCCACATACTCAAGACAACCTGTGCCTTTTTTTCGACGTGCTATGGTGATCTCTACGTGAGTACCGCTTTCGTCACGGAACAGAATGTTGTCTGGGCTGCATTCGTCACCAGTGTAAGCGACAAAGTGTTTGTTGTTACGAAGACCGCTGTGTTGTCCATTTTTGAAATAAGCTTGCACGTGGCGGTAGTTGATTTCGTAGCTTACCACGTCTTCATGTGAGCCACTTTCTAGTGGAAACAGTGTGTCTAGTAGTTGCTTGGACATCTTCTGTTTTTGTGTCATCTCACCAGCGTCGACCATTTCTACGGCAAACACGGCTTGTGCGATAAAGTTTTGTGGGTTTTGTTGCTCTGTCTTATCGAATGTTTGCATGTTCATAGCCTATTCCTTCAGCTGCTTTGAGTACTGCATTAACCAAGCCCTGTTACTTCTTTATGACCGTTTGGTTACCGCTTGATTTTTAGAATAGCGCTTTTTTACAAACAATTTCACAACAAAATTTTTACACTGTCAATTTTACAAAAATCATCAATTTTACAGGGTGAAGAAACGAAGCGGAAATGACAAAGAATGTAGATAGGACGGAGTGTTCCAAGCAAACTGGATGAAAATTGGAACACTTCCTCTGTGTATAATGGCTATGAGTTCGTTAGATTATTTCACTGATAGACGGTTAATAGCTGCTGGAATTTGACGTCTATTAACAAATACGTGGCAGCATACATAATGGCAAATGCCGTCAGACTAATGCCAATTGTCCACTTTGGGGGAATGACTCGCTTTAGCGGGCTTTTGACGTATTTTGCTTTTAGATTTATCAATGAAATGTTTTCTTGTTCACTGAGACGAGCATCTCGAATGAGTCGATAGACCGTACTGCCCACCTCAGCGAGTTTCTCCCCTCCCCGTTCTTCTCGACCAAACTTACCTTGAAAACCCAACTGAAGTAGTAAATAGAGAAATTCGATCACCTCTCGATACTTCCTCGGGTCGGCTTTGAGTCGTTCGAGTATGATAAAGAACTTATCCCCTCCAGAGGTTTCATTGTGAAACTCGGACAGTAAACTGTTTTGGCTCCAGTTACTATTAGCCCCCCACTCTTGCCTACAAACCGCTTCATCTAACGCTGCACACAAGCAATAGCGTATAACCAGAATAGACGCTCTATCTAACTCCAGTTCATTAAG
This window of the Vibrio maritimus genome carries:
- the folE gene encoding GTP cyclohydrolase I FolE produces the protein MPSIEANRVREALIAKGLETPMTSSEMSSDQKYNRIKGLLTEVVSTLGLDLTDDSLAETPHRIAKMYVHEIFSGLDYDNFPKISVIDNKMSVDEMVNVSDIDLTSTCEHHFITIDGLAQVAYIPKSKILGLSKINRIVRFFAQRPQVQERLTQQILVAIQTLVETENVAVTIKATHYCVKSRGVMDANSETTTTALGGTFKTNPQTRAEFLR
- the folX gene encoding dihydroneopterin triphosphate 2'-epimerase, which gives rise to MNNNAIITITNLRLRTFIGFNEDERTKQQDVVINAEIHYPANKLCLADDVDNALNYKNICKKIIQHVESGKFLLLEKLTSDVLGICIDHSWVRYAKVTIDKPHALRFADSVSLTLSYEADNDTVRGEF
- the folK gene encoding 2-amino-4-hydroxy-6-hydroxymethyldihydropteridine diphosphokinase, whose protein sequence is MATVYVSIGSNINREYHITQSLKALNSRFANLLISKFYDCEPVGFEGDNFLNLVVRFECDVAIAELARVLQQIERENGRQRVTKEYASRTLDIDILLYDEQVGIIDGVELPRGEITEYAFVLRPLVDVAAEELHPALSISFQQIWDNFDQLSQKTQAIPFELSLS
- the icmH gene encoding type IVB secretion system protein IcmH/DotU, with protein sequence MSYADTDVTVVLFQPEPGKPMEVMPAPDLSRNIAVQDLTIAGIGVNRLVDQFSWLIASLSCMSSIPWLDDPMPFREQVAREIRKGERKLNELELDRASILVIRYCLCAALDEAVCRQEWGANSNWSQNSLLSEFHNETSGGDKFFIILERLKADPRKYREVIEFLYLLLQLGFQGKFGREERGGEKLAEVGSTVYRLIRDARLSEQENISLINLKAKYVKSPLKRVIPPKWTIGISLTAFAIMYAATYLLIDVKFQQLLTVYQ